TGCTAGAGGTGTTTAGTTCTTGTGTAAATGATTTTAAATTTGTCTTAAACATAACACCTTAGCACACAATTCAACAATTCAATGCTTAAAGTTGACTCATAATAAAGGAGAAAATAACAAATCcaaaattgaatttaatttttgAAACAAAAGAGTTAATTTCACAAATGTAGAAATGATCTGGATCCCTTTCATGACTACATTGATTTGCCCAAGATAAAGAGATGAGTTAATTGAAGTTTAGACCTAGATCTCTAGAATAAGCATTAAAAACAAAATCTAGATCACTTCTTCAAGTGTAAATTTGCCTCAATATAAAGATATGAGTAAATTGAACATTAAGTTTGAACCTTAAGAATGATTGCAAatataaacataatttaaaatCAAGTTACCTACAAAAATGGTAAGACAATGACAAAAACCACacaattaattttatattattagcaCATTCAAACATATATTACTATCGACGTAACCATTGCACTTCTTGCAAgcgctaggggaagagcaccagtagccgccatagctaacttcgcgcacccacagatTCTAAACAGTACATCGgattttgctttttttttaattgtcttcgtatgcgacttaattgcttatagctattgatttgacttctgggtagtaacgatgcacgttgtggaatcagttatgcgcgcaaaggtcaaaaagtacatatttcaaagtgtcacctgatacctaactaaagatgttccaataaccgtcaactcaaaatcactaGTACTTATTGACAAATGcctcaatagtggtgcacaaatgttccaatagtggtacacaaatgggacaaatgttccaatatttgtgcacaaatgggccaattaattacaaaaaatgatcagctattggtacaaaacaaatttattaatgatgttttcactatgacggctattggaGGGTCAACTTGATAATAAGGTGATGGTTATTAGAACTATGTTATTTATTGGTGGTCTTCCCCTAATTATCATTTTGTAAGTTTGAAATTGACTCCACAAAGAGTGAACTGAAACTATAAGACTAGTGCCTGTTTAACTTCTACGAGACCACTTTGACTGCAAATAGCTACCAAAATTATTCGATGAAAAATTAGCGGTGCAATGCCTCAATGCCTAGGTCTTCTCTTCTGTGTGGTATCAAATAGGGATGAAAATTCTTAGTGATTAGATAGCAGCATGGAGAGGGTGCCTGGGGATGTATTGGAGAGAGTCTTCTTCCGTTTGCCTCTCCTTGACGTTGCTCGATCTCTTTCTGTCTGTAAGCGTTGGCAGTGCCTTCTCTCATCCCcacatttcattcttcattattCCAAATCTGCCGAAAACAGCAATTCATGGGTACTCCTCACTGATTATAATGGCACAGCGCTACCGCACAATAGCAGACTTGTTCATTTCTACGATCCCCATCTCCACAAATCCCTAAAAGTGGACCTCAGTTTCCTGCCAATCGAACTAACAATTCCAGTGGCATCCTCGCAAGGATTGCTCTGTGTCTCTGCCCACAATACAAATTTGCTTTGTACCTGCAATCCGCTCACCAAAGCCTACAAAATATTGCCTTCTCCCAATACCCTCCCGTTCCTCAGCCTTACTTTGATTCTAGAAGGTCCAGTTTTCGAATCCCACAAGATATTGGTCATTTCTGATGATCTTCAGACCATGTATTCTCCGGAAGAGAATCGGTGGATCGATTTGGCTTCACAGGGTAGGAGACCCAAAAGCGCCGTGACTGTCTCCAATGGTTTTCTTTTTGGGTTTGAGGATGTGGGTTCTGATTGGCATCCCAGATGGACGCTTGTATGTTGTAATATAAATGAGGGTTTATTGCTCTGGGAACCTGTGCGACACAATTGGGAAGACATGTATGATATTATTAAGGAGCCTTGTCTGATTAGAGGGCGAGAGGGTTTCTTGTTCATGGCGGGGGGTTTGAAAGCCTCACTATCATTGAATTCTGCCTGTTCTGCATTTGTTATTATGGAGCTTGATCTCAAAAGTCTTGAGTGGAATGAGGCTGGGAGAATGCCTGCAGAGTTTTATGAATGCTTTGATCCTCAGGGGCAGTTCAGTATTTTTGGTGGGAAGGAAGGTGTTTATTTTTCAGGCAGAAAGGTGGGAAGATTGGTGTTGTGGGATGCAGGCAAAGGATGCTGGCAATGGGTTGATTGTGCTTCCATTGAGAGTGGGAATGCCTTTTTTAGAGGGTTTGCATTTGATCCCAGACTGGATGCTGTGCCTTGAATTCATGTGAGTGAATTCGTTTTTCTGCTTTTAGGTTACTTATTGGTTCATGAATTTCCATGCCATAAGCAAGTTCGTAATGGTAGTTTAGATGTTAATTTGGAAAGAAATTCTCCTAACTATGTTTTCTTAGAAAAATAGACAAATTGGAAACAATCATGGGGCAAGGAGATATTCAAAGTGCACGAACATGGCTAGAACAAAGGTCTTGGTACTGAAACTAGATCATGACACCAAACTGTAGTCTAGACACCACTGTGATGGTCCTTTTAATAAAAAGTTTGAATGgaattcaaaacaaaatgaaaGGATTGCTTTCACTCGTGTTCCTTTTCCTTGTCAATAGGTTTTCTTATCTGGGGAAGTATAGAGGGTTTAGACCAAAAAGATGACAACTCCATGGCAGTGGCTCAAGTAAGCTTGACGGTGCATTTTCCAGGCATCAAAAACATGTGGTTAAAGGCTAGAGATTACCCACTATAAATGAGATTGATAAAAGGATTCTAAACTATGTCTTCAATacaatctagctttgttttttagagtataaattattaaatttggaTCTTCAATTAAACCACTCACAGAATCTTTCCTTTTAGAACATGTTTCAGAACGTATCCCTTTTCTGCATTACCTGGGAGTTTTGGGTTGTTTTATTCAGAAGGTATCTTTTAAGAGTAATTGTCAGTAAGTAGTATAGTCTGAGTTGATTTAGTAGTGGAGAGTTTGTACtctttgaaagagaggtcacaagttcaaatcccacttAAAATAAGGTATGTATGTCTTGTTTGTAATGATAATTCCATATTACTAAATTCTTAAATTATAAAAgaatatttctttcttttattgtaTGTCTTCTAATTATTTCAAATTACTAATTAAAAAAAGAGAGAATACAAAGTATCATGTATCAATATTATACTAATAAAAAAGAGAATACAAAATACCATgtatcaatattatattattaaatcatTCTTTTTTTTGCATGATACAATGTATTCTCTTTTTAC
The nucleotide sequence above comes from Cryptomeria japonica chromosome 11, Sugi_1.0, whole genome shotgun sequence. Encoded proteins:
- the LOC131050827 gene encoding SKP1-interacting partner 15; protein product: MERVPGDVLERVFFRLPLLDVARSLSVCKRWQCLLSSPHFILHYSKSAENSNSWVLLTDYNGTALPHNSRLVHFYDPHLHKSLKVDLSFLPIELTIPVASSQGLLCVSAHNTNLLCTCNPLTKAYKILPSPNTLPFLSLTLILEGPVFESHKILVISDDLQTMYSPEENRWIDLASQGRRPKSAVTVSNGFLFGFEDVGSDWHPRWTLVCCNINEGLLLWEPVRHNWEDMYDIIKEPCLIRGREGFLFMAGGLKASLSLNSACSAFVIMELDLKSLEWNEAGRMPAEFYECFDPQGQFSIFGGKEGVYFSGRKVGRLVLWDAGKGCWQWVDCASIESGNAFFRGFAFDPRLDAVP